The Microbacterium paraoxydans genome includes a window with the following:
- a CDS encoding class I SAM-dependent methyltransferase produces the protein MSPDLRPPAGQDPVARAYDARAAEYREVAGDLGLMDPRDRELIRRWREETPGRLLDAGCGPGHWTAFLHGGEGRDVDGIDLSSAFIHGARAQYPHLSFHHGSFRTLPQASGTVGGVLAWYSVIHTPPAELPDVFAEFARVLAPGGSLLLGYFVGEPRVIFPHAVAPAFFWTAEALSPLLAAAGLELQWSETREREPGEISSRPHGALGALRS, from the coding sequence ATGAGCCCGGATCTGCGGCCTCCCGCGGGACAGGACCCGGTCGCGCGCGCCTACGACGCGAGGGCCGCGGAGTACCGGGAGGTCGCGGGAGACCTGGGACTGATGGATCCCCGTGACCGCGAGCTCATCCGGCGGTGGCGCGAGGAGACCCCGGGGCGGCTGCTCGATGCGGGCTGCGGCCCCGGGCACTGGACGGCCTTCCTGCACGGGGGCGAGGGGCGGGACGTCGATGGGATCGACCTCTCCTCGGCTTTCATCCACGGGGCGCGGGCGCAGTACCCGCACCTCTCGTTCCATCACGGGTCGTTCCGGACGCTGCCTCAGGCATCGGGCACCGTCGGCGGCGTCCTCGCGTGGTACTCCGTGATCCACACGCCTCCTGCCGAGCTCCCGGACGTGTTCGCGGAGTTCGCCCGGGTGCTCGCCCCCGGCGGGAGCCTGCTCCTCGGGTACTTCGTCGGCGAACCCCGGGTGATCTTCCCTCATGCCGTCGCCCCCGCCTTCTTCTGGACCGCGGAGGCCCTGTCCCCGCTGCTCGCCGCGGCCGGTCTCGAGCTGCAGTGGTCCGAGACCCGCGAGCGCGAACCCGGCGAGATCAGCTCCCGCCCGCACGGAGCCCTCGGCGCCCTCCGCTCCTGA